Proteins encoded within one genomic window of Canis lupus familiaris isolate Mischka breed German Shepherd chromosome 12, alternate assembly UU_Cfam_GSD_1.0, whole genome shotgun sequence:
- the GCM1 gene encoding chorion-specific transcription factor GCMa, translating into MEPEDFDSEDKEMLSWDINDMKLPQNVKKTDWFQEWPDSYEKHIYSSEDRNAQRHLSSWAMRNTNNHNSRILKKSCLGVVVCSRDCSAEEGRKIYLRPAICDKARQKQQRKRCPNCDGPLKLIPCRGHGGFPVTNFWRHDGRFIFFQSKGEHDHPKPETKLEAEARRTMKKAHTASSSVSLKLKGSPETKSLSGETQSWGSLPLTWSFQEGVQLPGSYSGRLIAKPPQQKSLNDCLFFSKTYCLGGTTDLADPTSTLGPTKLYEKCKLSSSWIYNSGDLLHPVSGVFSDYDDRQTWNKNTALGRNSLNDNCCPNYPFPLTSWPYDFPPSQNSSEPFTEQIPVEPPAAESSYRPLWPNPGGDLYEEKVHVDFSSCYPSTTCHSPQEDPFLFTYTSHPHHQYSLTGKSSKWDFDEEMRGMGLDHYNNEMLLNLCPLR; encoded by the exons AATGTCAAAAAGACCGACTGGTTCCAGGAATGGCCAGATTCTTATGAGAAGCACATCTACAGCTCTGAGGACAGGAATGCACAACGGCATCTGAGCAGCTGGGCCATGCGCAACACCAACAACCACAACTCCCGCATCCTCAAGAAGTCCTGCCTGGGTGTGGTGGTGTGCAGCCGCGACTGCTCCGCCGAGGAGGGCCGCAAGATTTACCTGAGACCTGCCATCTGTGACAAAGCCCGGCAGAAGCAGCAGA GGAAACGCTGTCCTAATTGTGATGGGCCTCTGAAGCTGATTCCTTGCCGAGGCCATGGGGGCTTCCCGGTCACCAACTTCTGGAGGCACGATGGACGCTTCATATTCTTCCAG TCAAAAGGAGAGCACGATCATCCAAAACCAGAAACTAAATTGGAAGCCGAGGCAAGAAGGACAATGAAGAAAGCACACACAGcatcttcctctgtctccttaaAGCTGAAGGGGAGCCCAGAGACAAAG TCTCTTTCAGGTGAAACTCAAAGTTGGGGAAGTTTACCTTTAACTTGGTCTTTCCAGGAAGGCGTCCAATTGCCTGGTAGTTACAGTGGACGTTTAATAGCTAAGCCTCCCCAGCAGAAGTCACTGAATGATTGCTTATTCTTCTCCAAGACTTACTGTTTGGGGGGAACTACTGATTTGGCAGACCCCACTTCCACCTTGGGCCCCACTAAGCTCTATGAGAAATGCAAACTGTCCAGTAGTTGGATCTATAATAGTGGGGACCTGCTTCATCCTGTTTCTGGAGTCTTCTCTGACTACGATGATCGGCAAACGTGGAATAAAAACACTGCTTTGGGGAGAAATTCTCTTAATGACAACTGTTGTCCCAATTATCCTTTTCCTCTGACCAGCTGGCCTTATGACTTCCCCCCTTCTCAGAACTCTTCAGAACCCTTTACCGAGCAGATTCCAGTGGAACCACCTGCAGCTGAAAGTAGCTATCGTCCATTATGGCCAAATCCAGGGGGCGATCTTTATGAAGAGAAGGTGCATGTGGATTTTAGCAGCTGCTACCCTTCCACCACATGCCATTCACCTCAGGAAGACCCCTTTCTCTTTACCTATACCTCCCATCCCCACCATCAATATTCATTGACAGGCAAGAGCAGCAAGTGGGATTTTGATGAAGAAATGAGGGGCATGGGTTTGGATCACTACAACAATGAAATGCTTCTAAACCTCTGTCCTTTAAGATGA